One stretch of Emys orbicularis isolate rEmyOrb1 chromosome 5, rEmyOrb1.hap1, whole genome shotgun sequence DNA includes these proteins:
- the RAB33B gene encoding ras-related protein Rab-33B — MEAADLESSLELSYSGAGPGGLPPARSRIFKIIVIGDSNVGKTCLTYRFCAGRFPERTEATIGVDFRERAVTIDGERIKIQLWDTAGQERFRKSMVQHYYRNVHAVVFVYDMTNIASFHSLPSWIEECKQHLLASDIPRILVGNKCDLRSAIQVPTDLAQKFADTHSMPLFETSAKNPNDNDHVEAIFMTLAHKLKSHKPLMLSQPPDNDKIHLKPEPKPTMVCWC; from the exons ATGGAGGCAGCCGATCTGGAGTCCTCGCTGGAGCTGAGCTACTCCGGCGCGGGCCctggggggctgccccctgcGCGCTCCCGCATCTTCAAGATCATTGTGATCGGGGACTCGAACGTGGGCAAAACCTGCCTGACCTACCGCTTCTGCGCGGGCCGCTTCCCGGAGCGCACGGAGGCCACCATCGGCGTGGACTTCCGCGAGCGCGCCGTCACCATCGACGGGGAGCGCATCAAG ATCCAGCTGTGGGATACAGCAGGACAGGAGCGCTTCAGAAAGAGCATGGTGCAGCACTACTATAGGAATGTACACGCTGTTGTGTTTGTGTATGATATGACCAACATTGCCAGTTTTCATAGTCTGCCATCATGGATAGAAGAATGCAAACAGCACTTGCTTGCCAGTGATATACCACGGATTCTTGTTGGAAATAAATGTGACCTGAGAAGTGCTATTCAGGTGCCTACGGACTTGGCCCAGAAGTTTGCTGATACTCACAGTATGCCACTGTTTGAAACCTCTGCTAAAAACCCCAATGACAATGACCATGTGGAAGCCATATTTATGACATTGGCTCATAAGTTGAAGAGCCACAAGCCATTAATGCTTAGTCAACCCCCAGATAACGATAAGATACATTTAAAGCCTGAGCCAAAACCCACCATGGTCTGCTGGTGTTAG